The sequence ACGCGAACGCATAATCAGCACTCCGGCAGGGTCAGGACCCGGTCAAGTGCTAAATCGTGCTCGTCCGGGGTCCATTCACCCGCATCCGCCAGTTGGGTCGGCAGTGCCAGCGCGATCGTCTTGCCGTGGTACTTGCTCAGGTAGCGGTCGTAGTAGCCACCACCAAAGCCCAGACGTTGTCCTTCCTTCGTGAAGGCAACCCCCGGAACCACCATCAGGTCGATCTCGTCTGGTGCATAAACCCGTCCGTCATGCGGCTCAAGAATGCCAAAACTGGATTCATCGAAGTTGGTCTCTTCGTTGATCTC comes from Limosilactobacillus sp. and encodes:
- a CDS encoding 5-formyltetrahydrofolate cyclo-ligase, whose product is MTYSKKELRQAYIARLQQLDLNTRLSEEKRLVSMLFNQPEWMSAKTIGLTLSQSFEIDTAPILLHARHEGRTVVVPRTLPKRQMEFVEINEETNFDESSFGILEPHDGRVYAPDEIDLMVVPGVAFTKEGQRLGFGGGYYDRYLSKYHGKTIALALPTQLADAGEWTPDEHDLALDRVLTLPEC